From a single Armatimonadota bacterium genomic region:
- a CDS encoding FAD-dependent oxidoreductase — protein sequence MNKYPHLFSPIRLGSLELPNRVVLAPMATNYADEDHKVTDRLIAYHVARAKGGVGLSIVEHTAVQQSGLTGPRMLAILDDSHIAGHRRLVDAVHEAGGRIALQIQHGGRQADPDTIGGQCISPSAVVAGRDRRMPREMTAKEIRATTQAFGEAALRAKKAGYDGVEVHMAHGYLGCSFLSPFLNQRTDAYGGDTVKRTRFALEVMQEIRRRCGKDYPVWCRISADEFLEGGMKLDEALRVARLLEEYGYCAMHVSACVGETSYYASAPWMLPEGHLLHLSEAICRTVQVPVIGVGNIRHPAFAEEAIAHGRCDLVALGRQLLADANWVRKAQEGRADRIIPCILCNQACMERRHSPEGFTECVTNPLTAHEVDWPDWPDGPVPAKTKKVLVVGGGPAGISAAVTAARRGHKVTLWERGPILGGRIAALAWPDKSHVLDEYLDCLAGQIDESGVEVCWQQKADAQSVAEFAPEELIIATGSRPLDPGEVLPEGYDGDFVQAIGFLQDPEMDLPELVAVLGGDRVGLVSALELARNGHEVLLFEQNDQVGMGVPPGVRHFLLKRVEKARIHLLTGHRVQKVLGSVVTALVRGEERREFPPAGIVCALGRAAADPWPGLGTEGGAPVHIIGDALQPRTLHDAIWEGAEIGRRI from the coding sequence ATGAACAAATACCCCCACCTGTTTTCCCCGATCCGCCTGGGCAGCCTTGAACTGCCCAACCGGGTGGTTCTCGCACCCATGGCGACGAACTATGCCGACGAGGACCACAAGGTCACTGACCGGCTCATTGCGTATCATGTTGCCCGCGCGAAAGGCGGCGTAGGGCTGAGTATCGTCGAGCACACCGCGGTGCAGCAGTCCGGGCTGACTGGCCCGCGAATGTTGGCGATCCTGGATGATTCCCACATCGCCGGCCACAGGCGTCTTGTGGATGCCGTCCACGAGGCCGGCGGAAGGATCGCGCTTCAGATCCAGCACGGGGGCAGGCAGGCCGACCCCGACACCATCGGCGGGCAGTGCATCTCCCCCTCGGCGGTGGTTGCCGGACGGGACCGGCGCATGCCCCGGGAGATGACGGCGAAAGAGATCCGCGCCACGACCCAGGCCTTCGGCGAGGCTGCGCTGCGAGCGAAAAAGGCGGGGTATGACGGGGTCGAAGTCCACATGGCCCACGGCTACCTCGGCTGCTCCTTCCTGTCGCCCTTCCTGAACCAGCGCACCGATGCCTACGGCGGCGACACGGTGAAGCGCACCCGGTTCGCGCTCGAGGTGATGCAGGAGATCCGGCGGCGCTGCGGCAAGGACTACCCGGTCTGGTGCCGCATATCGGCCGATGAGTTCCTCGAAGGCGGTATGAAGCTGGACGAGGCTCTGCGGGTAGCCCGGCTGCTGGAGGAATACGGCTACTGCGCCATGCATGTGTCGGCATGCGTGGGGGAGACTTCTTACTACGCGTCCGCGCCATGGATGCTGCCCGAAGGCCACTTGCTGCACCTGTCGGAGGCGATCTGCCGGACCGTGCAGGTACCGGTGATCGGTGTGGGGAATATCCGCCACCCGGCTTTTGCTGAGGAGGCCATCGCCCATGGCCGCTGCGACCTTGTGGCGCTGGGCCGGCAATTGCTGGCGGATGCGAACTGGGTTCGCAAAGCGCAGGAGGGCCGGGCGGACCGGATCATCCCCTGCATCCTGTGCAATCAGGCCTGCATGGAGCGCCGGCACAGCCCGGAAGGGTTCACGGAATGCGTCACAAATCCGCTGACCGCGCACGAGGTGGACTGGCCGGACTGGCCTGATGGCCCGGTACCCGCGAAGACGAAAAAGGTCCTGGTCGTGGGCGGTGGCCCGGCAGGGATCTCCGCTGCCGTCACTGCGGCGCGACGAGGGCACAAAGTGACCCTGTGGGAGCGCGGGCCCATCCTGGGCGGCCGCATTGCAGCCCTGGCCTGGCCCGACAAGAGCCATGTGCTCGACGAGTACCTGGACTGTCTTGCAGGCCAGATTGACGAATCGGGCGTCGAAGTGTGCTGGCAGCAGAAAGCGGATGCCCAGTCCGTTGCCGAATTCGCGCCGGAGGAGCTGATCATCGCCACGGGTTCGAGACCGCTTGACCCGGGTGAGGTCCTGCCCGAGGGCTACGATGGCGATTTCGTCCAGGCTATCGGGTTCTTGCAGGATCCGGAGATGGACCTGCCGGAACTGGTCGCCGTGCTGGGTGGTGACCGGGTGGGGCTCGTGTCGGCCCTGGAGCTGGCCCGCAACGGCCATGAGGTCTTGCTGTTCGAGCAGAACGATCAGGTCGGGATGGGCGTCCCTCCAGGGGTACGCCATTTCCTGCTGAAGCGAGTCGAAAAGGCAAGGATACACCTGCTCACCGGGCATCGTGTGCAGAAGGTGCTGGGCAGCGTGGTGACGGCGCTGGTGCGTGGCGAGGAGCGCCGCGAGTTCCCACCGGCAGGGATCGTGTGTGCGCTGGGACGGGCCGCTGCGGACCCGTGGCCCGGACTGGGGACTGAAGGGGGCGCGCCCGTGCACATCATCGGGGACGCGCTCCAGCCGAGGACGCTCCATGATGCAATCTGGGAAGGTGCCGAGATTGGCCGCAGGATATAG